Proteins encoded by one window of Ovis canadensis isolate MfBH-ARS-UI-01 breed Bighorn chromosome 14, ARS-UI_OviCan_v2, whole genome shotgun sequence:
- the PPP2R1A gene encoding serine/threonine-protein phosphatase 2A 65 kDa regulatory subunit A alpha isoform, protein MAAADGDDSLYPIAVLIDELRNEDVQLRLNSIKKLSTIALALGVERTRSELLPFLTDTIYDEDEVLLALAEQLGTFTTLVGGPEYVHCLLPPLESLATVEETVVRDKAVESLRAISHEHSPSDLEAHFVPLVKRLAGGDWFTSRTSACGLFSVCYPRVSSAVKAELRQYFRNLCSDDTPMVRRAAASKLGEFAKVLELDNVKSEIIPMFSNLASDEQDSVRLLAVEACVNIAQLLPQEDLEALVMPTLRQAAEDKSWRVRYMVADKFTELQKAVGPEITKTDLVPAFQNLMKDCEAEVRAAASHKVKEFCENLSADCRENVIMTQILPCIKELVSDANQHVKSALASVIMGLSPILGKDSTIEHLLPLFLAQLKDECPEVRLNIISNLDCVNEVIGIRQLSQSLLPAIVELAEDAKWRVRLAIIEYMPLLAGQLGVEFFDEKLNSLCMAWLVDHVYAIREAATSNLKKLVEKFGKEWAHATIIPKVLAMSGDPNYLHRMTTLFCINVLSEVCGQDITTKHMLPTVLRMAGDPVANVRFNVAKSLQKIGPILDNSTLQSEVKPVLEKLTQDQDVDVKYFAQEALTVLSLA, encoded by the exons ATGGCGGCGGCCGATGGCGACGACTCGCTCTACCCCATCGCGGTGCTCATAGACGAGCTCCGCAACGAGGATGTTCAG CTTCGCCTTAACAGCATCAAGAAGCTGTCCACCATTGCCTTGGCCCTCGGGGTTGAAAGGACCCGCAGTGAGCTTCTGCCCTTCCTTACAG ATACCATCTACGATGAGGATGAGGTCCTCTTGGCCCTGGCGGAGCAGCTGGGCACCTTCACCACTCTGGTCGGAGGCCCCGAGTATGTGCACTGCCTGCTG CCGCCCTTGGAGTCGCTGGCCACGGTGGAGGAGACGGTGGTGCGGGATAAGGCAGTGGAGTCCCTGCGGGCCATCTCGCACGAGCACTCCCCCTCCGACCTCGAGGCCCACTTTGTGCCCCTGGTGAAGCGGCTGGCGGGCGGCGACTGGTTCACCTCCCGCACCTCAGCCTGCGGCCTCTTCTCCGTCTGCTACCCCCGCGTGTCCAGTGCCGTCAAGGCGGAGCTTCGACA GTACTTCCGGAACCTGTGCTCAGATGACACCCCCATGGTGCGGCGGGCCGCAGCCTCTAAGCTGGGGGAGTTCGCCAAGGTGCTGGAGCTGGACAACGTCAAGAGCGAGATCATCCCCATGTTCTCCAACCTGGCCTCTGACGAGCAG gaCTCGGTGCGGCTGCTAGCGGTGGAGGCGTGCGTGAACATCGCCCAGCTCCTGCCCCAGGAGGACCTGGAGGCCCTGGTGATGCCCACCCTGCGCCAGGCTGCTGAGGACAAGTCCTGGCGCGTCCGTTACATGGTGGCCGACAAGTTCACGGAG CTCCAGAAAGCGGTGGGGCCTGAGATCACCAAGACGGACCTGGTCCCTGCCTTCCAGAACCTGATGAAAGACTGTGAGGCCGAGGTGAGGGCCGCCGCCTCCCACAAGGTCAAAG AATTCTGTGAAAATCTCTCCGCTGACTGTCGGGAGAATGTGATCATGACCCAGATCTTGCCCTGCATCAAG GAGCTGGTGTCTGACGCCAACCAGCACGTCAAGTCGGCGCTGGCCTCCGTCATCATGGGCCTGTCCCCGATCCTGGGCAAAGACAGCACCATCGAGCACCTCCTGCCCCTCTTCCTGGCCCAGCTGAAGGACGAG TGCCCGGAGGTGCGGCTGAACATCATCTCTAACCTGGACTGCGTGAACGAGGTGATCGGCATCCGGCAACTGTCGCAGTCCCTGCTCCCTGCCATCGTGGAGCTGGCGGAGGATGCCAAGTGGCGGGTGCGGCTGGCCATCATCGAGTATATGCCTCTGCTGGCGGGACAGCTG GGGGTGGAGTTCTTTGATGAGAAACTCAACTCCTTGTGCATGGCCTGGCTTGTGGATCATG tCTATGCCATCCGCGAGGCGGCCACCAGCAACCTGAAGAAGCTGGTGGAGAAGTTCGGGAAGGAGTGGGCCCACGCAACTATCATCCCCAAGGTCTTGGCCATGTCTGGGGACCCCAACTACCTGCACCGCATGACCACACTCTTCTGTATCAAT GTGCTGTCCGAGGTCTGCGGGCAGGACATCACCACCAAGCACATGTTGCCCACCGTGCTGCGCATGGCCGGGGACCCTGTCGCCAATGTCCGCTTCAACGTGGCCAAGTCCCTGCAGAAGATCGGGCCCATCCTGGACAACAG CACGCTGCAGAGTGAGGTCAAGCCCGTCCTCGAGAAGCTGACCCAGGACCAGGACGTGGACGTCAAGTACTTTGCCCAGGAGGCTCTGACTG TTCTGTCTCTTGCCTGA
- the LOC138419191 gene encoding vomeronasal type-1 receptor 4-like, whose translation MAGSFFIIGMIILTQTVVGILGNFSLLCSYIVLHVTGYRLRSTDLILKHLIVANSLVLLCKGVPQTMAVFGWKHIRSDFGCKLLFFLHRVGRGVSICSICLLSVFQVITISPWNSRWAVLKVTAPKYTVPSLFLCWILQMLVNVIFPIYITGKWSHNNITEERDFGCCSTILTDQKNKKTKDALYAALLSFPDVLCLGLTLWAGGSMVLILYRHKQQVQHIRRTDAFSRSSPESRATKTILLLGGTFVYFYTLSSIFQVLLALFVQPSWFFVNMTVIIAACFPTVSPFLLMSRDSSVHRLYFAWMRNAKSSTIMRKA comes from the coding sequence ATGGCTGGCAGCTTTTTCATAATAGGCATGATCATCTTAACACAGACCGTGGTTGGAATCCTGGGGAATTTCTCACTCCTTTGCAGTTATATCGTCCTTCACGTCACGGGTTACAGGTTAAGGTCCACAGATTTGATCCTTAAGCACCTGATTGTGGCCAACTCCTTGGTCCTCCTCTGTAAAGGGGTCCCCCAGACAATGGCAGTGTTTGGGTGGAAGcatatccgcagtgattttggctgcaaacttctcttctttctgcacagagtggggaggggagtgtcCATCTGTAGCATCTGCCTCTTGAGTGTCTTTCAGGTGATCACAATCAGTCCCTGGAACTCCAGGTGGGCAGTGCTGAAAGTAACAGCCCCCAAGTACACTGTTCCCTCTCTGTTCCTGTGTTGGATCCTGCAAATGCTGGTAAATGTTATTTTTCCTATCTATATAACTGGCAAATGGAGTCACAATAACATCACAGAGGAAAGAGATTTTGGCTGCTGTTCTACTATTCTTACTGACCAGAAGAATAAAAAAACCAAAGACGCCTTGTATGCAGCATTGCTGTCATTCCCTGATGTTTTATGTTTGGGGCTCACGCTCTGGGCCGGAGGCTCCATGGTTCTCATCCTGTACAGACATAAGCAGCAGGTCCAGCACATTCGTAGGACCGACGCCTTCTCCAGGTCCTCCCCTGAGTCCAGAGCTACTAAAACCATCCTTCTCCTGGGGGGCACCTTTGTCTACTTTTATACTCTTTCCTCCATCTTTCAAGTTCTTCTGGCTCTTTTTGTTCAGCCCAGCTGGTTCTTTGTGAACATGACTGTAATCATAGCAGCGTGCTTCCCAACTGTCAGCCCCTTTCTGCTCATGAGCCGTGACTCCAGTGTACACAGGCTCTACTTTGCCTGGATGAGAAATGCAAAGTCCTCTACTATTATGAGAAAAGCGTGA